Sequence from the Rhodanobacteraceae bacterium genome:
TGAGCGCCCAGGTCGACACCTCGGGTACGGTGGTGAAATTGGAGTCGACGCTGCTGGCCGCTGTCCGCGCCGAGCACAGGGTCTTGGCTTCCTTGAAGGCCTTCTCGCCCCAGGCACCGGTGATCACATAGTCGGCGGCTTGATCCGGCGCCGCAAGATTCATCGGCAGCAAGGCGAACTGGGCGGTAGCACCGCCCTGCAGGAACAGCACCTTGTAGTTGGCCGGTATCGCCATGATCTCGCGCAGCGAGGCTTCGGCTGCTTCCGCCAGCTGGACAAAAGCCTTGTCGCGATGGCTGATTTCCATGACCGAGGCGCGGGCCCCGCGCCATTCCAGCATTTCTTCCTGTGCTTGACGCAGCACTGGTTCGGGAAGTGCGCCGGGACCGGCGCTGAAGTTGTAGGCACGGCTCATGGGCGCGCTCCTGTCAGGGCTTGATGCGCCGCAGCATATGACAGCCCCCGCACGCGGCGGAAGGCTTGCGTATTCGAATACACTCAGGTTCAGGAAATTGCCCGCGAAGCGCCCGAGCTCGTATCAATGCGCTAGCGCATCGGATACGGGCGATCCACGTGCGGTTGCAGGTCCAGACATGTACGGGGGCCACCTGCAATCTACAGGTCCAGACTTGTCTGGACGCTCTTTACGGCACCTGTGGGCCAGACTCTGCTCCGGACCCACCAGCGCCCGACAGCCGCCTAGGGATCAGCCGGCTCGACCGACACGCGCACTCGCAGCTTCTCGCCCGGGTCATAACCCAGCCTGGAGAAGAACACTTCGCCGCGATAGCGGTACTCGACGTCGTAACCCACGATGCGGCGCTCGTCATAACCGCTCTCGACCACCCGACAGCGGGTTTCCACGCCGCGACGGCTGCGCGAGGGGTTGTCGTTGGCGTCGACTTCGCGGCCCACGCCTGCGCCGATGACGGCCCCGGCGATGGTGGCAGCCTTGCGGCCATCACCCTTGCCAACCTGATTACCGAGCGCGCCGCCAACCAGTGCACCGACGATGGTACCGGTAGTGGTGTTCTCATAACGACCGCTGGAGCGCGTCACTTCCGCGTCGTAGCACTCTTCGCGCGGCTCATTGATGCGGACGACATCGTAGATCGGATCCACACGCAGCACGTCGGCATAGACCAGACGCACATTTTCGTCCCCTGGATATCCCTGCGGTGGCAGGCGGTCCCGCGGTTGAGCGCCAGCGATGGCCGGCAGACCCAGAACTGCAATCATCAAAACAAAGGACTTGCGCATCGGAGCATCTCCGTGACGGCATGGGTGCCGCTCTCTCGTGGGGGGCATTACATCAGCAGGGCGCTGAATGCTGTCTGAGAATGCGTTCCGGTTCCAGCCCCCTGTTCAGGCTTCGCGAGGGAGCCCGCGAACCGGTACCGACCGGCCCTTGCCGACCAAGGCCACGAGCCGGCGGCGAGCGCAGCGGATTTCGTTCGACACCGCGCACTCAGGCAAGACCAGCGCCAGCTTGCATCAGCTCCCGGTACTCGGATTCGAAGCGTTCGCGCTGCCGATGGCGGCCGGCCTGCACGTATTCCCGTCCGCGGACACCGACTGTGGCGATCGGACGGCGAGCCGGGCCAAACATCCACGAGCCCATCACCTGGTCAACCGTGCACCCGGCCAGGGTCGCATCCTCGGCATCCAGCACCAACCAGTCAGCGTCTGCGCCGACCTGCAGGCCACCACTTCCAGACCCTGCGGCCTGGGAACCACCCTGCACCGCCTCGTTCCACAGATTGACGCCGACGTCTGCTGCGCCCGCATTTGCCAGAACCGTACGTCTGCCGGTGGCCAGACGTGCCTGGTATTCGAGCCAGCGTAATTCCTCACGCGGATCGAGACCGATATGACTGTCCGAGCCTATGCCCCAGGCGCCACCTCGGGCACGTAGATCGGCCAGCTCGAACAGTCCATCGCCGAGATTGGCTTCGGTGGTGGTGCAGATGCCCACCACCGCGCCCGAACTGGCCATCAAGGCGCGTTCGTGGGGCAGCGCATGGGTGGCGTGGACCAGACAGAAGCGCTGGTCCACCGCCAGCGTGTCAAAGAGAAGCTCGATCGGGCGGCGAGCGTGCCGCTGCAGGCAGTCCTCGACCTCCTGGCGCTGCTCGGCGATGTGTATGTGCAGGGGGCGGTCATGCCAGAAATCGTCCGCCAGCAATTCTGTCAACGTCGGCGGAGCCACGGCCCGCAATGAGTGTATGGCCGCGCCAACTCGGACGCCCCCGCCTTCGTGGGCCACGGCCAGCGCTTCGCACAAGCGCATGAATGTCTCTGTAGCGTGCTGGAAGCGCCATTGGCGTGGGGACAAGGGCTGATCTGCGAAACCGCCACGCTGATACAGGGTCGGCAACAGGGTCAAACCGATTCCGACCTCGCCGGCCGCAGCCACCAAGGCGTCGGCCATGGCTGTTTCCGGCTGGTAGGCCTTGCCGTCGGCCTGATGATGGACATAGTGGAACTCACAGACCCGCGTGTAGCCCTGTTCGAGCATTTCCGTGTACAGCCATCGGGCGATGATCCGCAGACGCTCCGGATTCATGCCCCCGGCATGCTGATACATGGTCTCGCGCCAGCTCCAGAAACTGTCGTCGGGCCGGGAATAGCGCTCAGCCCGGCCAGCCATGGCGCGCTGGAAGGCATGGGAATGCAGATTGGGCATGCCCGGCAGCACAAAACGCCCCAGCGAGGGCAAGTCAGCACGCGGCGTGTCTGGAACCACCTCGGCCCAGCGACCGCTGGCATCGGCCCTGAGTGAGACATTGGCGTGCCAGCCGTTCGGCAACAATGCGTGGTCGCAGTGACCGTGGATCATGTGCTATCCCTCATT
This genomic interval carries:
- a CDS encoding glycine zipper 2TM domain-containing protein → MIAVLGLPAIAGAQPRDRLPPQGYPGDENVRLVYADVLRVDPIYDVVRINEPREECYDAEVTRSSGRYENTTTGTIVGALVGGALGNQVGKGDGRKAATIAGAVIGAGVGREVDANDNPSRSRRGVETRCRVVESGYDERRIVGYDVEYRYRGEVFFSRLGYDPGEKLRVRVSVEPADP
- a CDS encoding formimidoylglutamate deiminase, which produces MIHGHCDHALLPNGWHANVSLRADASGRWAEVVPDTPRADLPSLGRFVLPGMPNLHSHAFQRAMAGRAERYSRPDDSFWSWRETMYQHAGGMNPERLRIIARWLYTEMLEQGYTRVCEFHYVHHQADGKAYQPETAMADALVAAAGEVGIGLTLLPTLYQRGGFADQPLSPRQWRFQHATETFMRLCEALAVAHEGGGVRVGAAIHSLRAVAPPTLTELLADDFWHDRPLHIHIAEQRQEVEDCLQRHARRPIELLFDTLAVDQRFCLVHATHALPHERALMASSGAVVGICTTTEANLGDGLFELADLRARGGAWGIGSDSHIGLDPREELRWLEYQARLATGRRTVLANAGAADVGVNLWNEAVQGGSQAAGSGSGGLQVGADADWLVLDAEDATLAGCTVDQVMGSWMFGPARRPIATVGVRGREYVQAGRHRQRERFESEYRELMQAGAGLA